Below is a genomic region from Methanobacterium sp..
GGTGAAGAAATGAAAAGGGCAGTTAAGGGTGTTGCGGTAAAAATAAGGCATAGAAAGAAGAATAAATGATTTAGAGGTTTTAGCTCAGTAATTGATTTTAATTTAAAAATCATAACTCATGAATATTCATTAACTTTCAACCCAAAATATAAATAGCTTTAAAGGTATACAATAAAAATGATTAGCAATGCCCCTATTTTTGAATAAAAATATTTAATGAAACAAGTTTTAACAGGGGCAAAATTAATAGAAATTTAACTTCATTAATTTTGAGGAGATATTATGAGAGAAGAATTGGTAAAAAAAGTGAAAGATTCATTATCAACAGTAGCTGACCCTCACATGGGCATCAGCATAGTAGAAATGGGAATTGTTCAAAACATTGAAATAGTAGAAAATGAAGGAACAGTTGCAAAGGTAACAATAAGACCAACAAATCCAGGGTGCATGAGTGCAGCAAACATTGCAATGAGTGCAAAAATTGCTGCGGAGAAAGTAGAAGAGATAGACAAGGCTGAAATCATTGTTGAAGGTCATATGATGGCCGATGCTATCTGTGAAATGGTCAATAAATAGGCAACCGGTGAATATGGAACTACCTTGGAACACTGTTGTGGTTACAGGCGTTCCTGGTGTTGGTAAAACATCACTCTGTAAAAAAGTATCTGATGATTTAGGCTATAATTACATAAATTATGGAGATCTGATGCTTTCTATAGCTGAAAGCAAAGGTCTCGCTTCCACAGACTTTCAAATGTTCAGTCTGGATATGGATGTGCAGCATAATATCTGGAAGGGCGCTGCTTTAAAAATAAAGGATATGAACAGGGTTCTTGTGGATTTACATGGTGTTGATCAGTCTTCAATTGGATATATTGTTTCACTTCCTGCCTTGATCATTGAACCTGACGTAATTATATTGATAGAATCTTCAAAGGGCAATATACTTCAAAGAAGAAGTAAAGATAGCAAAGAAAGAATAATTGACACTGTAAAAAGCTTAAAAGAACATATGGATATTTTAAAAGTTACAATGGCTTCATGTTCTGCAATAATCGGATGTAACTTAATAATATTAAAAAATGATGATTTTAAGGCCTGTCTGGAAGATATGAAAAATATTTTAGGCGGTAAACTGTTTTAAGCATCTGGAGAGGTTAATTTCACTCCAAAAAGTTGGGGAATGCACCAGGCACAGGGCAACTGGCAGCCCATCATGAGCAAAGCTTATATATGATGAAGTCTAAATCTTGAAACTACCTTTTTACAGGTTTTGAAATGTTTAGACCAGCCAATTAATATTTACATTTCAATTAATTGATGGGGGCCCGTGGCTCAGCTTGGTTAGAGCGCACGGCTGATAACCGTGAGGCCCTGGGTTCGAATCCCAGCGGGCCCATTAATTATTAAATTAATTATTAATTTTTATTATTTAATGAATGATTAAATCTTTGAAAATAAAGTGCTATTACAAAAAAATTTATATCTGAAATGAATACATAATATAATATGGAGCAATGTGGTAATTTAATTACCTCATTTTATTCTATTTTTTTAAAATTAGCTGTTTTTACTCGATTTTATAAATTCTTGAAGTTTCCAAATAGCATCACCAGATTTAATAGCTTTAAAAGACATTTTAACTCCATCTGGAAGATTATCTACAATTCCTGCTAAAAACAATATGGCAGCTGCATTTACAAGACATATGTCCAGTCTTGCCCTGTCAGTTTCATCGGTATTTTTACCCTTTAAAACATTAACTGCAATTTCTCTGTTTTTATCCAGATCTGACGCTGCTTTTATAAGTTCTTTATCTATCTTTTTAATTCCAAAGTCTTCTGGATAAAGCTCATCCAGTTCAATTTTATTATCATCAAGAAATGCAACCTTTGTTTTGCCGATGGTTGAAATTTCATCCATTGCAGGGTTTCCTTCTCCATCAAAACCATGGACTACCATGGCCCGTTTTACACCCAGTCTTTTAAGCACTTCAGCCATAATTTCAACATACTGTGGATCAAAAACCCCCAGTAACTGAATATCTGCACTTGCAGGCGATGTAAGAGGACCTAAAATGTTAAATACAGTTCTAATACCAAGTTCCCCTCTTACAGGCATCACGTGCTTCATTGCAGGATGGAAGTTAGGGGCGAACATAAATCCTATGCCTGATTTTTCCATACATTTTTCCACATCTTTTGCATCACAGTCTATATTGACTCCAAGAGCTTCTAAAATATCAGCACCGCCACATTTACTTGTTATACTTCTGTTACCGTGCTTTGCAACTATAACACCGCATGAAGCAGCTATAATTGCTGAAATTGTGCTTACATTAAACGTTTTTAATCTGTCGCCGCCTGTACCGCAGGTATCTACAAGTGGAACA
It encodes:
- a CDS encoding iron-sulfur cluster assembly protein; the protein is MREELVKKVKDSLSTVADPHMGISIVEMGIVQNIEIVENEGTVAKVTIRPTNPGCMSAANIAMSAKIAAEKVEEIDKAEIIVEGHMMADAICEMVNK
- a CDS encoding AAA family ATPase codes for the protein MKWSINRQPVNMELPWNTVVVTGVPGVGKTSLCKKVSDDLGYNYINYGDLMLSIAESKGLASTDFQMFSLDMDVQHNIWKGAALKIKDMNRVLVDLHGVDQSSIGYIVSLPALIIEPDVIILIESSKGNILQRRSKDSKERIIDTVKSLKEHMDILKVTMASCSAIIGCNLIILKNDDFKACLEDMKNILGGKLF
- the trpD gene encoding anthranilate phosphoribosyltransferase — its product is MIAECIKKVVLYENLNEKEAYECMMQIVSGNASDIQIASFLTALSMKGETVDEITGFVRAMRDVSVSVSPNIDVPLVDTCGTGGDRLKTFNVSTISAIIAASCGVIVAKHGNRSITSKCGGADILEALGVNIDCDAKDVEKCMEKSGIGFMFAPNFHPAMKHVMPVRGELGIRTVFNILGPLTSPASADIQLLGVFDPQYVEIMAEVLKRLGVKRAMVVHGFDGEGNPAMDEISTIGKTKVAFLDDNKIELDELYPEDFGIKKIDKELIKAASDLDKNREIAVNVLKGKNTDETDRARLDICLVNAAAILFLAGIVDNLPDGVKMSFKAIKSGDAIWKLQEFIKSSKNS